One Nonomuraea angiospora DNA segment encodes these proteins:
- a CDS encoding chaplin, whose amino-acid sequence MRTWAKVSTPAALLAVAVMSFGGGTALADTSGDASVGGGNQVDLPISLPIDISGNSVGAIGSSSASSQGGAEVVNKGGIPGNRTSGNASVLGGNQVNAPISVPVNACGNAISLVGRSDAGCKGGATVRNQGKGGAGGNRTSGDASVLGGNQITAPISAPINACGNAVAIFGDATAGCKGGSSVHNTGQGAGGNRTSGNASVLGGNQVVAPISAPVNICGNAIAVVGRAFAGCKGGSTVTNGGGRDGYHGPRGPVGSSGNDTDGRFGVGSGNQVIAPISAPVNVCGNAVGNAVARCEGGAKVENTRRGSGAGGNVTSGQAGVLSGNQVVAPISAPVNVCGNAVALVGHAFAGCKGGARVKNGGTGAGGNHTSGRAGVLSGNQVIAPITAPINICGNAAAVLGASRAHCKGGAKVDRTGGGGNHTSGRAGVLAGNQIIAPIAAPINVCGNAAAVLGDAAAGCLGGANVGKPGYGHGYVRGGVERTAGKGSKGGLLPMLPAVPVLGGAQDLAGAAQKGNDLAGVPQQLGVTGKLQEVTGTGLTSVPLVEDAAQTFGLPSLPELPGLPGQAQTPAQPKKKHAAGLVDGAGRPAASSGAVSVLDPATGLVAGTPVGGAVTSATRGLPVSGLMSAEQPAGLGGMNSSSLLALMIGAMFAASATLFGTARRFRFGRK is encoded by the coding sequence ATGCGTACGTGGGCAAAGGTATCTACTCCCGCGGCCCTGCTCGCCGTTGCCGTCATGTCGTTCGGCGGCGGCACCGCCCTGGCCGACACCTCGGGCGACGCGTCCGTCGGCGGCGGCAACCAGGTCGACCTGCCGATCTCCCTGCCCATCGACATCAGCGGCAACTCCGTCGGCGCGATCGGCAGTTCCTCGGCCAGCTCGCAGGGCGGCGCCGAGGTCGTCAACAAGGGCGGCATCCCCGGCAACCGCACCTCGGGCAACGCGAGCGTGCTCGGCGGCAACCAGGTGAACGCGCCCATCAGCGTCCCGGTCAACGCCTGCGGCAACGCCATCTCCCTGGTCGGCAGGTCCGACGCCGGCTGCAAGGGCGGCGCCACCGTTCGCAACCAGGGCAAGGGCGGCGCGGGCGGCAACCGCACCTCCGGCGACGCCAGCGTGCTCGGCGGCAACCAGATCACCGCGCCGATCTCCGCGCCGATCAACGCCTGCGGCAACGCGGTCGCGATCTTCGGCGACGCGACGGCGGGCTGCAAGGGCGGCTCCAGCGTCCACAACACCGGACAGGGCGCGGGCGGCAACCGCACCTCGGGCAACGCCAGCGTGCTGGGCGGCAACCAGGTCGTCGCGCCGATCTCCGCGCCGGTCAACATCTGCGGCAACGCCATCGCCGTCGTCGGCCGGGCGTTCGCGGGCTGCAAGGGTGGCTCGACCGTCACCAACGGCGGCGGCCGGGACGGCTACCACGGCCCCCGCGGCCCCGTGGGCTCCTCGGGCAACGACACCGACGGACGCTTCGGGGTCGGCAGCGGCAACCAGGTGATCGCCCCGATCAGCGCGCCCGTCAACGTCTGCGGCAACGCCGTGGGCAACGCCGTCGCCCGGTGCGAGGGCGGCGCCAAGGTCGAGAACACCCGCCGCGGGTCCGGGGCGGGCGGCAACGTCACCTCCGGCCAGGCGGGCGTCCTCAGCGGCAACCAGGTGGTGGCGCCGATCAGCGCGCCCGTCAACGTCTGCGGCAACGCGGTCGCCCTGGTCGGGCACGCGTTCGCCGGCTGCAAGGGCGGCGCCCGCGTGAAGAACGGCGGCACCGGCGCCGGTGGCAACCACACCTCCGGCCGGGCCGGCGTGCTGAGCGGCAACCAGGTGATCGCCCCGATCACCGCCCCGATCAACATCTGCGGCAACGCGGCCGCCGTGCTCGGCGCCTCCAGGGCCCACTGCAAGGGCGGGGCCAAGGTCGACCGCACCGGTGGCGGCGGCAACCACACCTCCGGCCGCGCCGGGGTGCTCGCGGGCAACCAGATCATCGCCCCGATCGCCGCTCCCATCAACGTCTGCGGCAACGCGGCGGCCGTCCTCGGCGACGCCGCGGCCGGGTGCCTCGGCGGGGCGAACGTCGGCAAGCCCGGGTACGGGCACGGATACGTCCGCGGCGGCGTCGAGAGGACGGCCGGCAAGGGCTCCAAGGGCGGGCTGCTGCCCATGCTGCCCGCCGTCCCGGTCCTGGGCGGCGCGCAGGACCTCGCCGGCGCCGCCCAGAAGGGCAACGACCTGGCCGGGGTTCCGCAGCAGCTGGGCGTGACCGGCAAGCTGCAGGAGGTCACCGGTACGGGTCTGACCTCGGTGCCGCTGGTCGAGGACGCCGCTCAGACGTTCGGCCTGCCGAGCCTGCCCGAGCTGCCCGGCCTGCCCGGCCAGGCGCAGACCCCGGCCCAGCCGAAGAAGAAGCACGCGGCCGGCCTGGTCGACGGGGCCGGGCGCCCCGCCGCCTCCAGCGGCGCCGTGTCCGTGCTCGACCCGGCGACCGGCCTGGTGGCCGGCACCCCGGTCGGCGGCGCCGTGACCTCGGCCACCCGCGGCCTGCCGGTCAGCGGCCTGATGAGCGCCGAGCAGCCCGCCGGCCTCGGGGGGATGAACTCCAGCTCCCTGCTCGCCCTCATGATCGGCGCGATGTTCGCCGCCTCGGCGACGCTGTTCGGGACCGCCCGCCGGTTCCGGTTCGGCCGGAAGTAA
- a CDS encoding S8 family serine peptidase, whose amino-acid sequence MILRMAVAAALLAAAPLPAPTTGGNTTQTSTARGNGVTLLTGDRVIVAGGGYRVEPGAGREVGFMRQVHGGHLYVIPSDALPLIAQGRLDRRLFDVTQLLSWHYGDADRNDLPLIVQGGGLRGAREERRVAALGMTAVRVPKSGAAQTWKDLIGGARTTAATKIWLDGQRSFALDQSVKQIGAPQAWKQGMTGKGVTVAVLDSGYDPDHPDLKGVVTQSRNFSEDTDVRDLSGHGTHVASIVASADETYRGVAPDAKLAVAKVGGASGIFESAILAGMEWAAVEVKAKVVNMSLGAPDTPDLDPVEQALNTLSERTGALFVVAAGNTGASPLLSPAGADAALAVGAVDRADRLAPFSSRGPRDGDHAIKPDVTAPGVGIVAAAPGGRHVARSGTSMAAPHVAGAAAILAQRHPDWTGQRLKAALIGSAAPQPDATPYQQGAGLVDLVRALAQPVTAEPGTLWAAFPYVEQTSTGTPAGSEQVATRTLTYVNSGDTPITLDLTAEGEVLKLSAERVEVPAGGSAPVTLTIDARGASTGEHPGVITARSGETVIRTPAGAYVEPESYDVTVNAVDAQGRPADPYAQVYDEATGAFRDVSFRDGTATLRLAKGKWNLFSETGESDRSTIAHTPLTVTADLKVTLDARQGKEVRATIDDPAAKPIFGGFVYLANGPWELAWFTYRRSGGTYVVPVRQRGLRSAIRSVWQNRDVVYDVAARHGDGITQNPVYDTKRKDLAKVTANYRATGDTGSPLFAPRLGTGPASYTSSVDEAIKLPGTLTFYRTPGLVWDSALEIDTHVLVDDGEVVRPGHTSETWNTAVAGPSLSRGGGSRTGDELVFAGGGLFADGVAGRAGTDVSATGTVTLAGDGKVLATSEITDCLIALPERCELRAELPAGAASYTLSTSMNRQSVLSTKVEAAWTFRSSHTAERQALPLMAVRYVPDGLDDANRATPGSLTRLPIRVERAQGAGPVKRLRLETSADDGATWHAVPVAASGSGWTALVRNPATPGFVSLRVTAQNGSGGGLTQTIVRAYAVGPAT is encoded by the coding sequence ATGATCCTCCGCATGGCGGTGGCCGCCGCGCTGCTGGCGGCAGCCCCGCTCCCGGCGCCCACGACCGGAGGGAACACCACCCAAACGAGCACAGCTCGGGGGAACGGGGTGACGTTGCTCACCGGGGACCGGGTCATCGTGGCCGGGGGCGGATACCGGGTCGAGCCGGGCGCGGGCAGGGAGGTGGGGTTCATGCGGCAGGTGCACGGAGGCCATCTGTACGTGATCCCCTCCGACGCCCTGCCGCTGATCGCCCAGGGGAGGCTCGACCGGCGCCTTTTCGACGTCACCCAGCTCCTGAGCTGGCACTACGGCGACGCCGACAGGAACGACCTCCCACTGATCGTCCAAGGAGGCGGGCTGCGGGGCGCGCGGGAGGAGCGCCGGGTCGCCGCTCTCGGCATGACCGCGGTGCGCGTGCCCAAGTCGGGCGCGGCCCAGACGTGGAAGGACCTGATCGGCGGCGCCCGTACGACCGCCGCCACGAAGATCTGGCTGGACGGGCAGCGCTCCTTCGCCCTCGACCAGAGCGTCAAGCAGATCGGCGCCCCTCAGGCGTGGAAGCAGGGCATGACGGGCAAGGGAGTCACGGTCGCCGTTCTCGACAGCGGCTACGATCCCGATCATCCCGACCTGAAGGGCGTGGTCACGCAGTCGCGCAACTTCAGCGAGGACACCGACGTCAGGGACTTATCCGGCCATGGCACGCATGTGGCCTCGATCGTGGCGAGCGCGGACGAGACGTACAGGGGTGTCGCACCGGACGCGAAGCTCGCGGTTGCCAAGGTGGGCGGGGCGAGCGGCATATTCGAGTCCGCCATCCTGGCCGGGATGGAGTGGGCGGCCGTCGAGGTCAAGGCCAAGGTCGTCAACATGAGCCTCGGCGCGCCCGACACCCCCGACCTGGACCCGGTCGAGCAGGCGCTGAACACGCTGTCGGAGCGTACCGGCGCGCTGTTCGTGGTGGCGGCGGGCAACACCGGCGCCAGTCCGCTGCTCAGCCCGGCCGGCGCCGACGCCGCGCTCGCCGTGGGCGCCGTGGACCGGGCCGATCGCCTGGCGCCCTTCTCCAGCAGGGGTCCGCGCGACGGCGACCACGCGATCAAGCCGGACGTCACCGCGCCCGGCGTGGGCATCGTGGCGGCGGCGCCGGGTGGGCGGCACGTGGCCCGCAGCGGCACCTCGATGGCCGCTCCGCACGTGGCGGGAGCGGCCGCGATCCTGGCTCAGCGTCACCCGGACTGGACGGGTCAGCGGCTCAAGGCCGCCCTGATCGGCAGCGCCGCGCCGCAGCCGGACGCGACCCCGTACCAGCAGGGAGCGGGGCTGGTCGACCTGGTGCGCGCCCTGGCCCAGCCGGTGACGGCCGAACCCGGCACCCTGTGGGCGGCCTTTCCGTACGTCGAGCAGACGTCGACCGGGACGCCCGCCGGCAGTGAGCAGGTGGCGACCCGCACGCTCACCTATGTCAACAGCGGCGACACCCCGATCACCCTCGACCTGACCGCGGAGGGCGAGGTGCTGAAGCTGTCCGCCGAGCGCGTCGAGGTGCCCGCCGGGGGCAGCGCGCCGGTCACGCTCACGATCGACGCCCGCGGCGCGTCCACGGGCGAGCACCCGGGCGTGATCACCGCCAGGTCGGGCGAGACCGTGATCCGCACCCCGGCCGGCGCGTACGTCGAGCCCGAGTCGTACGACGTGACCGTGAACGCCGTGGACGCGCAAGGACGACCCGCGGACCCGTACGCGCAGGTCTACGACGAGGCGACCGGCGCCTTCCGTGACGTGTCGTTCAGGGACGGCACCGCCACCCTGCGGCTGGCCAAGGGGAAGTGGAACCTGTTCTCGGAGACGGGGGAGAGCGACAGGAGCACGATCGCCCACACCCCGCTCACGGTCACCGCCGACCTGAAGGTGACGCTGGACGCCCGCCAGGGCAAGGAGGTGCGCGCCACCATCGACGACCCGGCGGCAAAACCGATCTTCGGCGGCTTCGTTTACCTGGCCAACGGCCCCTGGGAGCTCGCCTGGTTCACCTACCGGCGCTCCGGCGGGACGTACGTCGTGCCCGTGCGCCAACGGGGCCTGCGTTCGGCGATCAGGAGCGTGTGGCAGAACCGGGACGTCGTCTACGACGTGGCCGCCCGCCACGGCGACGGGATCACCCAGAACCCGGTGTACGACACCAAACGGAAGGACCTGGCCAAGGTGACCGCGAACTACCGGGCCACGGGTGACACGGGCTCGCCGCTCTTCGCGCCCCGCCTCGGGACGGGACCGGCGTCGTACACCAGCTCGGTCGATGAGGCGATCAAGCTGCCCGGCACGCTCACCTTCTACCGTACGCCGGGGCTGGTGTGGGACAGCGCGCTGGAGATCGACACGCACGTGCTGGTGGACGACGGCGAGGTCGTGCGGCCCGGGCACACGAGCGAGACCTGGAACACCGCGGTGGCCGGGCCGTCGCTCAGCCGGGGCGGCGGCAGCCGTACCGGGGACGAGCTGGTGTTCGCCGGGGGCGGCCTGTTCGCCGACGGCGTCGCGGGCAGGGCCGGGACGGACGTCTCCGCGACGGGAACCGTCACGCTCGCGGGCGACGGCAAGGTGCTCGCGACCTCCGAGATCACCGACTGCCTGATCGCCCTGCCGGAGCGGTGCGAGCTGCGTGCCGAACTGCCCGCCGGGGCCGCCTCGTACACGCTGAGCACGTCCATGAACAGGCAGTCCGTGCTGTCCACGAAGGTGGAGGCGGCCTGGACGTTCCGTTCGTCGCACACAGCCGAGCGTCAGGCGCTGCCGCTGATGGCGGTGCGGTACGTGCCGGACGGGCTCGACGACGCCAACCGGGCCACGCCGGGCTCGCTGACCCGGCTGCCCATCCGGGTCGAACGCGCCCAAGGCGCCGGGCCGGTCAAGCGGCTGCGGCTGGAGACGTCGGCCGACGACGGGGCGACCTGGCACGCCGTGCCGGTGGCGGCGTCCGGATCGGGGTGGACGGCCCTGGTGCGGAACCCGGCAACGCCGGGATTCGTGTCGCTGCGCGTGACGGCGCAGAACGGGTCGGGCGGCGGGCTGACGCAGACGATCGTACGCGCGTACGCGGTCGGCCCAGCGACGTGA
- a CDS encoding RNA polymerase sigma factor → MGPAEPRRRFEEIYTEHYAAVSSYVRRRAEDPDDAADVLAETFTTTWRRLADVPNGEEARLWLYGVARRTLANHRRGQSRRAALTVRLREELADWTGTVVNTASDAAREAFARLSGDDRELLSLVGWEGLDTPQIAKVLGCSSTAARQRLHRARKRLAVELARADADLTTYGPRAVNLAKENA, encoded by the coding sequence GTGGGACCAGCGGAGCCCCGGCGGCGCTTCGAGGAGATCTACACCGAGCATTACGCGGCCGTCTCCAGTTACGTACGCCGCCGTGCCGAAGATCCCGACGACGCCGCCGACGTGCTGGCCGAGACGTTCACCACGACGTGGCGGCGGCTGGCCGACGTGCCGAACGGCGAGGAGGCCCGGCTGTGGCTCTACGGCGTGGCCAGGCGCACCCTGGCCAACCACCGGCGCGGCCAGTCCCGCAGGGCGGCGCTGACCGTACGCCTGCGCGAAGAGCTCGCCGACTGGACCGGCACCGTCGTGAACACGGCCTCCGACGCGGCCCGGGAGGCGTTCGCCCGGCTGTCCGGCGACGACAGGGAGCTGCTGTCCCTGGTCGGCTGGGAGGGGCTCGACACGCCGCAGATCGCCAAAGTCCTCGGCTGCTCCTCCACGGCGGCCCGCCAGCGCCTGCACCGGGCCCGCAAGCGGCTGGCCGTCGAGCTGGCCCGCGCCGACGCCGACCTGACCACCTACGGCCCGCGCGCCGTGAACCTCGCCAAGGAGAACGCGTGA
- the ilvA gene encoding threonine ammonia-lyase IlvA has translation MTDRLTAGLISQAAERLRPVIRHTALEPNQRLSGLLGGQVLLKREDAQVCRSYKVRGAFNLIASLTDEERRRGVVCASAGNHGQGVAFACARLGISGRVYVPSTTPRQKRERIAALGGDRVEVVVGGGTYDEASGAAHADSEHTGAIYVHPFDDVRTMAGQGTVGLEILAQGEEPPHTVVVPVGGGGLISGIAVWLREHSPSTRIVGAEPAGAASMRAALDHGGPVALPELDTFVDGAAVGRVGDATFPLVKDLVDEVVAVDEGAVCTEMLDLYQTDGIIAEPAGALAGAAARELLPYASDGPVVCVVSGGNNDVSRYNEVLERSLVHIGLRHYFLVTFPQRPGALRHFLDEVLGEGEDIIAFEYVKKNNRETGPALVGIELERAGDLDSLLFRMKSGPLTVERIPPGSPLFTFIL, from the coding sequence ATGACCGACCGCCTCACCGCCGGCCTGATCAGCCAGGCGGCCGAACGGCTGCGGCCGGTGATCCGCCACACCGCGCTGGAGCCGAACCAGCGGCTGTCCGGCCTGCTCGGCGGTCAGGTGCTGCTCAAGCGCGAGGACGCGCAGGTCTGTCGCTCCTACAAGGTGCGCGGGGCGTTCAACCTGATCGCCTCCCTCACGGATGAGGAACGGCGGCGGGGCGTGGTCTGCGCGAGCGCGGGCAACCACGGGCAGGGCGTCGCGTTCGCCTGCGCGCGGCTGGGGATCAGCGGCCGGGTGTACGTCCCGTCCACCACGCCACGGCAGAAGCGTGAGCGCATCGCGGCGCTCGGCGGCGACCGGGTGGAGGTCGTGGTCGGCGGCGGCACCTACGACGAGGCGAGCGGCGCCGCGCACGCCGACAGCGAGCACACCGGCGCCATCTACGTGCATCCGTTCGACGACGTCAGGACGATGGCCGGGCAGGGCACGGTCGGCCTGGAGATCCTGGCGCAGGGCGAGGAGCCACCGCACACCGTGGTCGTCCCGGTCGGCGGAGGCGGCCTGATCAGCGGCATCGCCGTCTGGCTGCGCGAGCACTCACCCAGCACCCGCATCGTGGGGGCCGAGCCCGCCGGGGCGGCCAGCATGCGGGCCGCCCTCGACCACGGCGGGCCTGTCGCCCTGCCCGAGCTGGACACCTTCGTGGACGGCGCCGCCGTCGGAAGAGTGGGAGACGCCACATTCCCCCTGGTCAAGGACCTGGTCGACGAGGTCGTGGCGGTCGATGAGGGTGCGGTGTGCACCGAGATGCTGGATCTCTACCAGACCGACGGCATCATCGCCGAACCCGCCGGAGCTCTCGCGGGTGCGGCGGCCCGCGAGCTCCTGCCGTACGCCTCTGACGGGCCGGTGGTGTGCGTGGTGTCGGGCGGCAACAACGACGTCAGCCGGTACAACGAGGTGCTGGAGCGCTCTCTCGTGCACATCGGGCTGCGGCACTACTTCCTGGTGACCTTCCCGCAGCGCCCCGGAGCCCTGCGGCACTTCCTGGACGAGGTCCTGGGCGAGGGCGAGGACATCATCGCCTTCGAGTACGTCAAGAAGAACAACCGCGAAACCGGCCCGGCGCTCGTCGGCATCGAGCTCGAGCGGGCCGGCGACCTCGACAGCCTCCTGTTCCGGATGAAGTCCGGCCCGCTCACGGTGGAGCGCATCCCGCCGGGGTCGCCGCTGTTCACGTTCATTCTCTGA
- a CDS encoding helix-turn-helix domain-containing protein: MNKKTGLGEFLRMRRSQLQPADVGLRDFGERRRVPGLRRDELAQLAGVGLSYYTRLEQGLSLNASPEVLDALARALGLDEVERTHLHDLARASRRTGTRRRPAPERAGDTTRQLLAAFGDAPAVVLGRRSDVLAWNRMGHTLFAGHLDPHIPDQPDQRPNTAWLVFLDAHTRDLYAEDWPKKARDVVGKLRLAAGQHPDDPRLAALIGELTMKSPEFAGMWSEHRVRRWDLATYRMHHPVVGRMQLNLQTLNVPQVDGQRIVVATAEAGTGSAAALSLLARAGIASAVRPVRQAGRTEAAGSPRYGVTGVSLMS, translated from the coding sequence ATGAACAAGAAGACGGGGCTGGGAGAGTTCCTCAGGATGCGCCGGTCGCAGTTGCAGCCGGCGGATGTGGGCCTCCGGGATTTCGGAGAGCGCCGTCGCGTGCCGGGGCTGCGCCGTGACGAGCTGGCGCAGCTCGCCGGGGTGGGCTTGTCCTACTACACGCGCCTGGAGCAGGGGCTCTCGCTCAACGCGTCACCGGAGGTGCTGGACGCGCTGGCCCGTGCCCTCGGTCTTGACGAGGTGGAGCGGACCCACCTGCACGACCTGGCCCGTGCCTCGCGCCGCACCGGCACCCGGCGCAGGCCCGCGCCGGAGCGAGCGGGAGACACGACCCGGCAGCTGCTCGCCGCGTTCGGCGACGCGCCCGCGGTCGTGCTCGGGCGCCGCAGCGACGTACTGGCCTGGAACCGCATGGGACACACGCTGTTCGCCGGGCATCTGGACCCGCACATCCCCGATCAGCCCGACCAGCGTCCGAACACGGCCTGGCTGGTCTTCCTGGACGCGCACACGCGGGACCTGTACGCGGAGGACTGGCCGAAGAAGGCCAGGGACGTGGTGGGGAAGCTGCGGCTCGCCGCCGGGCAGCATCCGGATGATCCTCGGCTGGCCGCACTGATCGGCGAACTGACCATGAAGAGCCCGGAGTTCGCCGGCATGTGGTCCGAGCACCGGGTCAGGAGGTGGGATCTCGCGACCTACCGCATGCACCATCCGGTCGTAGGCCGCATGCAGCTCAACCTCCAGACCCTGAACGTCCCGCAGGTGGACGGCCAGCGCATAGTCGTGGCGACCGCCGAGGCCGGCACCGGGTCGGCGGCAGCGCTGAGCCTTCTTGCCCGGGCCGGTATTGCGAGCGCTGTTCGGCCTGTGCGCCAGGCGGGGCGGACCGAGGCTGCGGGATCCCCGAGGTACGGGGTCACCGGCGTAAGCCTGATGTCCTAG
- a CDS encoding SDR family NAD(P)-dependent oxidoreductase codes for MEDVVADDYRGVTALVTGASKGLGRAYALELARRGARVILLARSDGSLRELAAHIRERHGGPDAEVITGDLGAPDGPERVLRELRDRGLTVDLLLNNAGAGSAGPFLGRPLEPQLRSVGLNVAGLLALTHAIGAEMVARGSGGIINVSSTAAFQPMPYQASYAATKAFVLSFTEALAEELRGTGVHVMAAHPGAIATGFFDGTSATIDSRVADAPATVAARTLNDYARRRAVSYPGRAVNRALTWPARLLPRTVVARIAGGFNRRLRMHEVVDLA; via the coding sequence ATGGAGGATGTTGTGGCCGACGACTATCGCGGCGTCACCGCGCTCGTCACGGGCGCGTCCAAGGGGCTGGGGCGGGCGTACGCGCTGGAGCTGGCGCGCCGGGGAGCACGGGTGATCCTGCTGGCCCGTTCGGACGGGAGCCTGCGGGAGCTCGCCGCACATATTCGGGAACGGCACGGCGGGCCGGACGCCGAGGTCATCACCGGTGACCTCGGCGCTCCGGATGGTCCGGAGCGGGTCCTGCGGGAGCTGCGTGACCGCGGCCTGACCGTCGATCTGCTGCTCAACAACGCCGGCGCGGGCAGCGCGGGCCCGTTCCTCGGCCGCCCGCTCGAGCCGCAACTGCGCTCCGTCGGGCTCAACGTCGCCGGCCTGCTCGCGCTGACCCACGCGATCGGGGCCGAAATGGTCGCCCGCGGCTCCGGCGGCATCATCAACGTCTCGTCCACCGCGGCCTTCCAGCCCATGCCCTACCAGGCCAGTTATGCCGCGACCAAGGCTTTCGTGCTCTCCTTCACCGAGGCGCTGGCCGAGGAACTGCGCGGCACCGGCGTCCACGTCATGGCCGCGCACCCCGGCGCGATCGCGACAGGCTTCTTCGACGGCACCTCGGCCACGATCGACTCCCGGGTTGCCGACGCACCGGCCACCGTCGCGGCCCGTACCCTGAACGACTACGCCCGCAGGCGCGCGGTGTCGTATCCGGGCCGGGCCGTGAACCGGGCGCTGACCTGGCCCGCGCGCCTGCTGCCGCGCACCGTCGTCGCGCGGATCGCCGGCGGGTTCAACCGCCGGCTCCGCATGCACGAAGTCGTCGACCTCGCCTAG
- a CDS encoding MarR family winged helix-turn-helix transcriptional regulator produces MTTPELTAVVAATHEIWMRTNDLIGQALARHGLTPATFQALWAIDPAEPPPSMKVMTERLYCNAPNLTFITNQLADRGLVERAVDPADRRSRVLVLTAKGREVRDELVRTALEKTPLAVLDRDELRQLMVLLNRAVRSG; encoded by the coding sequence ATGACCACGCCCGAGCTCACCGCGGTGGTGGCCGCGACCCATGAGATCTGGATGCGGACCAACGACCTGATCGGGCAGGCGCTGGCCAGGCACGGCCTGACCCCGGCGACGTTCCAGGCACTGTGGGCCATCGACCCGGCCGAGCCACCACCCTCGATGAAGGTGATGACCGAGCGCCTGTACTGCAACGCCCCCAACCTGACCTTCATCACCAACCAGCTCGCCGACCGGGGGCTGGTGGAGCGCGCCGTGGACCCGGCCGACCGCCGCTCCCGCGTCCTGGTCCTGACCGCCAAGGGCCGCGAGGTTCGCGACGAACTGGTCCGGACGGCGCTGGAGAAGACCCCGCTGGCAGTGCTGGACCGCGACGAACTGCGGCAGCTCATGGTCCTGCTGAACCGGGCCGTCCGCTCCGGCTGA
- a CDS encoding PP2C family protein-serine/threonine phosphatase, which produces MDRNGEQMLGGLIAAHHLAPMEDLPALVVAYAGLAGFSQPLLYLADLQQQYLVPLPGQRAPDGSPPRRLRIDTTLAGRAYRGLYLVSSLKTGDPDPDEEAGPGEDGPRRWWLVMLDGTDRMGVLAVTAPEDDDETRRRAHWLASLLAVVLASKQTTSDTFATVVRDRPMDLSAEVLWSLLPAKTFATDQIVVSAALEPAYQVGGDAFDYALTRDQLNLAVFDAMGHDLTAGLTSAIAIGAFRNRRLRGDGLRAVGEAIDAAIAEQFARTQFATGILATLDIGTGALTWVNRGHPPPLLLRHGHVVAELAAEPGPPMGLRLPAGQDPAHYQLQPGDRLLCYTDGVVEAKDPDGHEFGLDRFVDFITRHEADQVSAPETLRRLVQALLQYQHGVLQDDATVLLVEWQPQAGAPMGPYAVTRRVPRMPSGS; this is translated from the coding sequence ATGGACAGGAACGGCGAACAGATGCTCGGAGGCCTGATCGCCGCCCATCACCTCGCGCCCATGGAGGACCTGCCCGCGCTGGTCGTCGCCTACGCCGGCCTGGCGGGCTTCTCCCAGCCGCTGCTGTATCTGGCCGATCTGCAGCAGCAGTACCTGGTGCCGCTGCCCGGCCAGCGCGCGCCCGACGGTTCGCCCCCGCGACGCCTGCGCATCGACACCACCCTGGCCGGGCGCGCCTACCGCGGCCTGTACCTGGTCTCCTCCCTCAAGACCGGCGATCCCGACCCGGATGAGGAGGCAGGCCCCGGCGAGGACGGCCCCAGGCGCTGGTGGCTGGTGATGCTGGACGGCACCGACCGCATGGGCGTCCTGGCCGTCACCGCCCCCGAGGACGACGACGAAACCCGGCGGCGCGCGCACTGGCTCGCTTCCCTGCTGGCCGTGGTGCTGGCCAGCAAGCAGACCACCAGCGACACCTTCGCCACCGTGGTCCGCGACCGGCCGATGGACCTGTCGGCCGAAGTGCTGTGGTCCCTGCTGCCCGCCAAGACCTTCGCCACCGACCAGATCGTCGTCAGCGCCGCTCTGGAACCGGCCTACCAGGTCGGCGGCGACGCCTTCGACTACGCCCTGACGCGTGACCAGCTCAACCTGGCGGTCTTCGACGCCATGGGACATGACCTCACCGCCGGGCTGACCTCCGCCATCGCCATCGGCGCCTTCCGCAATCGCCGCCTGCGCGGCGACGGCCTGCGCGCCGTCGGCGAGGCGATCGATGCCGCCATAGCCGAGCAGTTCGCCCGCACCCAGTTCGCCACCGGCATCCTGGCCACCCTCGACATCGGCACCGGCGCGCTCACCTGGGTCAACCGCGGCCATCCGCCACCGCTGCTGCTGCGCCACGGCCACGTGGTGGCCGAACTGGCCGCCGAACCCGGCCCTCCCATGGGGCTGCGCCTGCCGGCCGGCCAGGACCCGGCTCACTACCAGCTCCAGCCCGGCGACCGGCTGCTGTGCTACACCGACGGTGTCGTCGAGGCCAAGGACCCGGACGGCCACGAGTTCGGTCTTGACCGTTTCGTGGACTTCATCACCCGCCACGAAGCCGACCAGGTCTCGGCTCCCGAGACGCTGCGCCGGCTGGTCCAGGCGCTGCTGCAGTACCAGCACGGCGTGCTCCAGGACGACGCCACCGTGCTGCTCGTGGAATGGCAGCCCCAAGCGGGCGCACCGATGGGACCCTACGCGGTCACGCGCAGGGTGCCGCGCATGCCCAGCGGCTCATGA